Proteins encoded together in one Juglans regia cultivar Chandler chromosome 9, Walnut 2.0, whole genome shotgun sequence window:
- the LOC109003062 gene encoding uncharacterized protein LOC109003062, producing the protein MKAPENDPITLSNHLICSLLDCIPHAETFRGKWSLVRAKLTDLQIHLSDFTDFPNSSSSIPLSLDLLHSISHTLTDAVSLCHKCQTPNFSDGKLKTQSDIDSVLAKLDRHVKDADILIKSGVLRDGVAPSTSSSSKREVARAESRGLITRLQIGSAESKISAMDSLLRLLEADDKNVMISVAQGMVPVLVRLLDSSSSWEMKEKALAAISRISTVDSSKHVLIAEGLLVLNHLLRVLDLGSGFAKEKACVTLQALTFSKENARAIGSRGGVSSLLEICQAGTPGSQAFAAGVLRNLAVFSEIRENFVEENGVAVLLGLASSGTVLAQENAIGCLCNLISEDESLKLQLFKEGGIECLKNFWDSAPTVQSLEVAVDLLRHLASCPIIAEVVVSDGFVARLMGVLNCGVLGVRVAAARAVYELGFSTRTRKEIGECGCIGPLIKMLDGKAVEEKEAAAKALSILMLYAGNRKVFRKDERGMVNAVQVLDPSVQNLDKQYPVSILASLAHSKKCRKQMVAAGACVYLQKLVEMDIEGSKKLLDSLSRSKILGVFSRP; encoded by the coding sequence ATGAAAGCACCAGAAAACGACCCAATAACCCTCTCCAACCACCTCATCTGTTCCCTCCTAGACTGTATCCCACACGCTGAGACCTTCAGAGGAAAATGGTCTCTAGTCAGAGCCAAGCTTACTGACCTCCAAATTCACCTCTCCGATTTCACTGACTTTCCCAACTCTTCCTCAtccatccctctctctctcgaccTCCTCCACTCCATTTCCCACACATTGACCGACGCCGTCTCCCTCTGCCACAAGTGTCAGACCCCTAATTTCTCAGATGGTAAGCTCAAGACCCAGAGCGACATCGATTCCGTCCTAGCCAAGCTCGATCGCCACGTCAAGGACGCCGATATTCTGATCAAGAGCGGGGTTCTCCGAGACGGCGTCGCCCCGAGCACCTCTTCTTCCTCTAAGAGAGAGGTCGCTCGGGCTGAGTCGAGGGGCTTGATTACCCGCTTGCAGATTGGGAGCGCCGAGTCCAAGATCTCGGCCATGGACTCCTTGCTCAGGCTTCTCGAAGCAGACGACAAGAACGTGATGATCTCGGTGGCGCAGGGAATGGTTCCCGTGCTCGTTCGCCTACTCGATAGCTCCTCCTCCTGGGAGATGAAGGAGAAGGCCCTCGCCGCGATCTCTAGGATCTCTACAGTGGATAGTAGCAAACATGTTCTGATCGCCGAGGGTTTGTTGGTTTTGAACCATTTGCTCCGTGTTTTAGATTTGGGAAGTGGATTCGCCAAGGAGAAAGCTTGTGTGACCCTCCAAGCACTGACCTTTTCGAAGGAGAACGCAAGGGCGATTGGGTCTCGAGGTGGGGTTTCGTCGCTGCTGGAGATTTGCCAGGCCGGCACGCCGGGTTCTCAAGCTTTCGCGGCTGGGGTTCTGAGAAATCTCGCTGTGTTCAGTGAAATCAGAGAGAATTTTGTCGAGGAAAATGGGGTCGCCGTTCTTTTGGGGCTAGCAAGTTCGGGGACTGTATTGGCGCAAGAAAATGCAATTGGGTGTTTGTGCAATTTGATCTCCGAGGATGAAAGTTTGAAGCTTCAACTTTTCAAGGAAGGTGGGATTGAGTGTTTGAAGAATTTCTGGGACTCGGCTCCTACGGTTCAGAGTCTCGAAGTGGCGGTGGACTTGTTGAGGCACTTAGCCTCGTGCCCCATAATCGCCGAAGTTGTTGTTTCAGATGGGTTTGTAGCCCGGCTTATGGGGGTCTTGAATTGTGGCGTTTTAGGGGTGAGAGTTGCGGCGGCTCGTGCTGTGTATGAGCTGGGATTCAGCACAAGAACTCGGAAAGAGATTGGTGAATGTGGTTGCATTGGTCCTTTAATCAAGATGTTGGATGGTAAGGCTGTGGAAGAGAAAGAAGCGGCCGCCAAGGCCTTGTCGATTTTGATGTTATATGCAGGGAATCGGAAGGTTTTCAGGAAGGATGAGAGGGGAATGGTGAATGCAGTCCAGGTTTTGGATCCTTCAGTTCAGAATTTAGATAAGCAATACCCTGTTTCCATATTAGCCTCACTTGCGCATTCAAAAAAGTGTAGGAAACAAATGGTTGCTGCCGGTGCTTGTGTTTACTTGCAGAAGCTTGTTGAGATGGATATTGAGGGGTCCAAGAAGCTATTGGATAGCCTTAGTCGTAGTAAGATTTTGGGCGTTTTCTCCAGACCTTAG
- the LOC108983694 gene encoding uncharacterized protein LOC108983694 translates to MGRPTLNHLRAVTSTYHLQMKFPIDLGVREVRGEQVLARECYARELKHEVKVVATVEKVRDAPGLALPPALAEWDEEIRDEQAFQQAEPNEPLELVLVDQQRSELTIQVGTKLDLELRQVLVKKGNGKWQMCVDFIDLNKAYPKDNFPLSRIILIVDSTAGHPLLNFRDAYSGYN, encoded by the exons ATGGGACGTCCCACCTTGAACCACTTGAGGGCGGTGACTTCCACCTACCACCTTCAGATGAAATTCCCCATCGACTTGGGAGTGAGGGAGGTACGTGGTGAGCAGGTTCTAGCTCGGGAGTGCTACGCTCGAGAACTGAAGCATGAAGTCAAGGTAGTCGCGACAGTTGAAAAAGTCAGAGATGCACCCGGTCTGGCTTTGCCACCCGCCCTGGCCGAATGGGATGAAGAGATCCGTGATGAGCAAGCCTTTCAGCAAGCCGAACCCAACGAACCCTTGGAGCTAGTTTTAGTCGACCAACAGAGATCGGAACTGACAATACAGGTCGGGACCAAGCTAGACCTAGAGTTGAGGCAAG TCTTGGTGAAGAAGGGCAATGGGAAGTGGCAGATGTGCGTTGACTTCATTGACTTGAACAAAGCTTACCCAAAGGACAACTTCCCATTGTCACGTATCATCCTAATTGTGGATTCAACAGCAGGACATCCTCTCCTCAATTTCAGAGATGCCTATTCAGGGTACAACTAG